A single genomic interval of Labrus mixtus chromosome 6, fLabMix1.1, whole genome shotgun sequence harbors:
- the rrbp1a gene encoding ribosome-binding protein 1a isoform X5: protein MDIYDPQTLGIVVFGGFMVISALGIVLVSTFSMKETSYEEALAKQRRELGKIQPTRSDKKKKDKVSEKKSRGKKKDEKPNGKIPEPERIQEEADVEDGVEPVAAPVVAATPAPAPEPAPAVEVKPTAAPPPAEPQVKAAPEPTPALADPSPAPSPKEKKKKKVAKVEPAPAPAPVKPSAAPATAQAPVSAKAAALSSASAPAKSAPAPAKSAPAPAKSAPAPAKSAPAPAKSAPAPAKSAPAPAKSAPAPAKSAPAPAKSAPAPAKSAPVTAKSAPALAKSSPAPPKTAPVLEAVAKEVPVLAVPPVGSQPPAAAGGKTQEPKKKASKKKAEPVAAVDSADAPLYLPYKALVSTLSSMVFSEGEAHRLIEILSEKVGIIQDTWHTASQKGDPVTVLKKQLEEKEKQLAAEQEDASAAKNRLRELTKELSAEKSKVASVETRLSSQLSKREQEMIALQARMQASYQDHVAQTQALNAKIVSLQEQLENGPNAQLARLQQENSILRDALNQATSQAESKQNAELAKLRQECTKLTKELGEKSESLLADEHVRKGLEAKVSAAEKQLSLLQASQAESEQALQRRLEEVCEELRDTQSKNSSLQATLDETQTDSSSLTEFQANIGKLEAELKERSAQVEALTAQLEETQAEKSQLVQQAASINSLLEASQTKKEEENNQEGNSAELEQLTLSLQQRDDQLSTLQDELKELQQKQEAAENTIVELEQRIKSEDAGLITSLQDELKNLKEEMSQLSSAPQTDSSAEITQLQSSLTEKDALVTSLQEELREARGKMTVDAQNSEAELTALQTQTKETLQTLFPQISIETEQVKLQLSESQSQLESVQKELQTQKEELAQVQNELSQTTEKLHGEETQRQQLSEDFEQAQKTLVELQAQLDLLKESPQAETEDVAQLKERLEKEKKLSKDLGQAATKLQQLLKATQEQLTKERDTVRTLQEHLDGKGEYVELKEGTSV from the exons ATGGATATCTACGACCCCCAGACTCTTGGGATAGTGGTGTTTGGTGGATTCATGGTGATCTCTGCTCTGGGGATCGTTCTCGTCTCCACCTTCTCCATGAAGGAGACCTCGTACGAGGAGGCCCTGGCTAAGCAACGCCGCGAGCTGGGTAAGATCCAGCCTACCCGCTCcgacaaaaagaagaaggacaaaGTGTCCGAGAAGAAGAGCCGCGGAAAGAAGAAAGATGAAAAGCCCAACGGAAAGATCCCGGAGCCGGAGAGAATCCAAGAGGAGGCTGACGTCGAAGATGGGGTTGAGCCCGTCGCTGCACCGGTTGTAGCTGCCACTCCCGCTCCCGCTCCTGAGCCGGCCCCTGCTGTGGAGGTGAAACCGACTGCTGCCCCACCACCGGCAGAACCCCAGGTCAAGGCTGCACCTGAACCGACCCCTGCTCTTGCTGATCCCTCACCTGCACCCTCCccgaaagagaagaagaagaagaaggtggcCAAGGTGGAGCCAGCTCCTGCCCCGGCACCAGTCAAGCCCTCTGCAGCCCCCGCAACCGCCCAGGCTCCTGTGTCCGCCAAAGCAGCCGCCCTATCCTCTGCATCCGCCCCAGCCAAGTCCGCCCCTGCACCGGCCAAGTCCGCCCCTGCACCGGCCAAGTCTGCCCCTGCACCGGCCAAGTCCGCCCCTGCACCGGCCAAGTCTGCCCCTGCACCGGCCAAGTCCGCCCCTGCACCGGCCAAGTCCGCCCCTGCACCGGCCAAGTCCGCCCCTGCACCGGCCAAGTCTGCACCTGCACCGGCCAAGTCCGCCCCTGTAACCGCCAAATCTGCCCCTGCACTGGCCAAGTCTTCTCCAGCTCCACCGAAGACCGCCCCGGTTCTGGAGGCAGTCGCTAAAGAGGTCCCGGTGCTGGCAGTGCCCCCGGTGGGATCTcagccgcctgctgctgctggaggaaaaACCCAAGAGCCCAAGAAGAAGGCCTCCAAGAAGAAGGCGGAGCCTG TGGCAGCCGTGGACTCTGCTGATGCTCCTCTGTACCTGCCCTACAAGGCTCTGGTGTCCACGCTCAGCAGCATGGTGTTCAGCGAGGGAGAGGCTCACAGGCTCATCGAGATCCTCTCTGAGAAAGTCGGCATCATTCAGGACACCTGGCACACG GCCTCTCAGAAAGGAGACCCAGTGACCGTCCTGaagaagcagctggaggagaaggagaaacagCTGGCGGCAGAACAAGAGGACGCTTCTGCAGCAAAGAACCGCCTCAGAGAACTCACCAAG gagCTTTCTGCAGAGAAGTCAAAGGTGGCCAGTGTGGAGACGAGGCTGAGCTCGCAGCTGAGCAAGAGGGAGCAAGAGATGATCGCCCTGCAGGCTCGCATGCAGGCCAGTTATCAGGACCACGTAGCCCAGACTCAGGCCCTTAATGCAAAG ATCGTCAGCCTGCAGGAGCAGCTGGAAAACGGCCCGAACGCTCAGCTGGCTCGCCTGCAGCAGGAGAACTCGATCCTCCGCGACGCACTCAACCAAGCCACCAGTCAGGCTGAGAGCAA ACAAAACGCAGAGCTGGCCAAGCTGCGTCAGGAATGCACAAAGTTGACCAAAGAACTTGGAGAGAAGTCAGAGAGTCTGCTCGCTGACGAGCACGTCAGGAAAGGGCTGGAGGCCAAAGTCTCCGCCGCTGAGAAGCAGCTCTCCCTGCTGCAG gCCAGCCAGGCAGAGAGCGAGCAGGCGCTTCAGCGGAGACTGGAGGAGGTGTGCGAGGAGCTCAGGGACACGCAGAGTAAGAACAGCAGCCTGCAGGCCACTTTAGACGAGACCCAGACGGACAGCAGCTCACTAACAG AGTTTCAGGCTAATATTGGGAAGTTGGAGGCGGAGCTCAAGGAGCGCTCGGCTCAGGTGGAAGCCCTCACAGCTCAGCTGGAGGAGACGCAGGCGGAGAAAAGCCAGCTCGTGCAGCAGGCGGCCTCCATCAACTCGCTGCTGGAAGCTAGTCAGAccaaaaaagaggaggagaacaatCAG GAGGGGAACTCTGCAGAACTGGAGCAGCTAACGCTCAG CCTTCAGCAGAGAGACGACCAGCTGAGCACGCTTCAGGACGAACTGAAGGAACTGCAACAGAAGCAGGAAGCTGCA GAGAACACTATCGTGGAACTCGAGCAGAGAATTAAAAG CGAGGACGCCGGCCTCATCACATCACTTCAGGATGAGCTGAAAAACCTCAAAGAAGAGATGTCACAACTTAGCAGCGCACCA CAGACGGACAGCTCTGCAGAGATCACACAGCTACAGAGCAG CCTGACAGAGAAGGATGCTCTCGTCACATCActacaggaggagctgagggaaGCGAGAGGGAAGATGACGGTCGACGCA cAGAACTCTGAGGCTGAACTAACAGCTCTTCAAACTCAAACCAAAGAAACTCTACAGACGCTCTTCCCACAGATCTCCatagagacagagcag GTGAAGCTGCAGCTGTCAGAGAGTCAGAGCCAGCTGGAGTCGGTCCAGAaggagctgcagacacagaaggAGGAGCTCGCACAG GTCCAGAACGAGCTGAGTCAGACGACCGAGAAGCTGCACGGGGAGGAAACCCAGAGGCAGCAGCTCTCTGAAGATTTCGAGCAG GCCCAGAAGACTTTAGTAGAACTTCAGGCACAGCTGGATCTTCTGAAGGAGTCTCCACAAGCGGAGACGGAGGATGTCGCTCAGCTAAAg
- the rrbp1a gene encoding ribosome-binding protein 1a isoform X4, producing the protein MDIYDPQTLGIVVFGGFMVISALGIVLVSTFSMKETSYEEALAKQRRELGKIQPTRSDKKKKDKVSEKKSRGKKKDEKPNGKIPEPERIQEEADVEDGVEPVAAPVVAATPAPAPEPAPAVEVKPTAAPPPAEPQVKAAPEPTPALADPSPAPSPKEKKKKKVAKVEPAPAPAPVKPSAAPATAQAPVSAKAAALSSASAPAKSAPAPAKSAPAPAKSAPAPAKSAPAPAKSAPAPAKSAPAPAKSAPAPAKSAPAPAKSAPAPAKSAPVTAKSAPALAKSSPAPPKTAPVLEAVAKEVPVLAVPPVGSQPPAAAGGKTQEPKKKASKKKAEPVAAVDSADAPLYLPYKALVSTLSSMVFSEGEAHRLIEILSEKVGIIQDTWHTASQKGDPVTVLKKQLEEKEKQLAAEQEDASAAKNRLRELTKELSAEKSKVASVETRLSSQLSKREQEMIALQARMQASYQDHVAQTQALNAKIVSLQEQLENGPNAQLARLQQENSILRDALNQATSQAESKQNAELAKLRQECTKLTKELGEKSESLLADEHVRKGLEAKVSAAEKQLSLLQASQAESEQALQRRLEEVCEELRDTQSKNSSLQATLDETQTDSSSLTEFQANIGKLEAELKERSAQVEALTAQLEETQAEKSQLVQQAASINSLLEASQTKKEEENNQEGNSAELEQLTLSLQQRDDQLSTLQDELKELQQKQEAAENTIVELEQRIKSEDAGLITSLQDELKNLKEEMSQLSSAPQTDSSAEITQLQSSLTEKDALVTSLQEELREARGKMTVDAQNSEAELTALQTQTKETLQTLFPQISIETEQVKLQLSESQSQLESVQKELQTQKEELAQVREQLGEVTMKNGPAEAPHSQVQNELSQTTEKLHGEETQRQQLSEDFEQAQKTLVELQAQLDLLKESPQAETEDVAQLKERLEKEKKLSKDLGQAATKLQQLLKATQEQLTKERDTVRTLQEHLDGKGEYVELKEGTSV; encoded by the exons ATGGATATCTACGACCCCCAGACTCTTGGGATAGTGGTGTTTGGTGGATTCATGGTGATCTCTGCTCTGGGGATCGTTCTCGTCTCCACCTTCTCCATGAAGGAGACCTCGTACGAGGAGGCCCTGGCTAAGCAACGCCGCGAGCTGGGTAAGATCCAGCCTACCCGCTCcgacaaaaagaagaaggacaaaGTGTCCGAGAAGAAGAGCCGCGGAAAGAAGAAAGATGAAAAGCCCAACGGAAAGATCCCGGAGCCGGAGAGAATCCAAGAGGAGGCTGACGTCGAAGATGGGGTTGAGCCCGTCGCTGCACCGGTTGTAGCTGCCACTCCCGCTCCCGCTCCTGAGCCGGCCCCTGCTGTGGAGGTGAAACCGACTGCTGCCCCACCACCGGCAGAACCCCAGGTCAAGGCTGCACCTGAACCGACCCCTGCTCTTGCTGATCCCTCACCTGCACCCTCCccgaaagagaagaagaagaagaaggtggcCAAGGTGGAGCCAGCTCCTGCCCCGGCACCAGTCAAGCCCTCTGCAGCCCCCGCAACCGCCCAGGCTCCTGTGTCCGCCAAAGCAGCCGCCCTATCCTCTGCATCCGCCCCAGCCAAGTCCGCCCCTGCACCGGCCAAGTCCGCCCCTGCACCGGCCAAGTCTGCCCCTGCACCGGCCAAGTCCGCCCCTGCACCGGCCAAGTCTGCCCCTGCACCGGCCAAGTCCGCCCCTGCACCGGCCAAGTCCGCCCCTGCACCGGCCAAGTCCGCCCCTGCACCGGCCAAGTCTGCACCTGCACCGGCCAAGTCCGCCCCTGTAACCGCCAAATCTGCCCCTGCACTGGCCAAGTCTTCTCCAGCTCCACCGAAGACCGCCCCGGTTCTGGAGGCAGTCGCTAAAGAGGTCCCGGTGCTGGCAGTGCCCCCGGTGGGATCTcagccgcctgctgctgctggaggaaaaACCCAAGAGCCCAAGAAGAAGGCCTCCAAGAAGAAGGCGGAGCCTG TGGCAGCCGTGGACTCTGCTGATGCTCCTCTGTACCTGCCCTACAAGGCTCTGGTGTCCACGCTCAGCAGCATGGTGTTCAGCGAGGGAGAGGCTCACAGGCTCATCGAGATCCTCTCTGAGAAAGTCGGCATCATTCAGGACACCTGGCACACG GCCTCTCAGAAAGGAGACCCAGTGACCGTCCTGaagaagcagctggaggagaaggagaaacagCTGGCGGCAGAACAAGAGGACGCTTCTGCAGCAAAGAACCGCCTCAGAGAACTCACCAAG gagCTTTCTGCAGAGAAGTCAAAGGTGGCCAGTGTGGAGACGAGGCTGAGCTCGCAGCTGAGCAAGAGGGAGCAAGAGATGATCGCCCTGCAGGCTCGCATGCAGGCCAGTTATCAGGACCACGTAGCCCAGACTCAGGCCCTTAATGCAAAG ATCGTCAGCCTGCAGGAGCAGCTGGAAAACGGCCCGAACGCTCAGCTGGCTCGCCTGCAGCAGGAGAACTCGATCCTCCGCGACGCACTCAACCAAGCCACCAGTCAGGCTGAGAGCAA ACAAAACGCAGAGCTGGCCAAGCTGCGTCAGGAATGCACAAAGTTGACCAAAGAACTTGGAGAGAAGTCAGAGAGTCTGCTCGCTGACGAGCACGTCAGGAAAGGGCTGGAGGCCAAAGTCTCCGCCGCTGAGAAGCAGCTCTCCCTGCTGCAG gCCAGCCAGGCAGAGAGCGAGCAGGCGCTTCAGCGGAGACTGGAGGAGGTGTGCGAGGAGCTCAGGGACACGCAGAGTAAGAACAGCAGCCTGCAGGCCACTTTAGACGAGACCCAGACGGACAGCAGCTCACTAACAG AGTTTCAGGCTAATATTGGGAAGTTGGAGGCGGAGCTCAAGGAGCGCTCGGCTCAGGTGGAAGCCCTCACAGCTCAGCTGGAGGAGACGCAGGCGGAGAAAAGCCAGCTCGTGCAGCAGGCGGCCTCCATCAACTCGCTGCTGGAAGCTAGTCAGAccaaaaaagaggaggagaacaatCAG GAGGGGAACTCTGCAGAACTGGAGCAGCTAACGCTCAG CCTTCAGCAGAGAGACGACCAGCTGAGCACGCTTCAGGACGAACTGAAGGAACTGCAACAGAAGCAGGAAGCTGCA GAGAACACTATCGTGGAACTCGAGCAGAGAATTAAAAG CGAGGACGCCGGCCTCATCACATCACTTCAGGATGAGCTGAAAAACCTCAAAGAAGAGATGTCACAACTTAGCAGCGCACCA CAGACGGACAGCTCTGCAGAGATCACACAGCTACAGAGCAG CCTGACAGAGAAGGATGCTCTCGTCACATCActacaggaggagctgagggaaGCGAGAGGGAAGATGACGGTCGACGCA cAGAACTCTGAGGCTGAACTAACAGCTCTTCAAACTCAAACCAAAGAAACTCTACAGACGCTCTTCCCACAGATCTCCatagagacagagcag GTGAAGCTGCAGCTGTCAGAGAGTCAGAGCCAGCTGGAGTCGGTCCAGAaggagctgcagacacagaaggAGGAGCTCGCACAG GTCAGAGAGCAGCTGGGCGAGGTCACGATGAAGAACGGCCCCGCTGAGGCTCCGCACAGTCAG GTCCAGAACGAGCTGAGTCAGACGACCGAGAAGCTGCACGGGGAGGAAACCCAGAGGCAGCAGCTCTCTGAAGATTTCGAGCAG GCCCAGAAGACTTTAGTAGAACTTCAGGCACAGCTGGATCTTCTGAAGGAGTCTCCACAAGCGGAGACGGAGGATGTCGCTCAGCTAAAg